The following nucleotide sequence is from Pectobacterium sp. A5351.
ACAAGGCCGAGGCTGGCCGCTTTTCAGTCGCTGATATGGCCAGCCTTAACCTTGACGGCTGCACCTTGTCCTTGTTCCGCGAAGACAAGCCTTTCGGCCCCGGCAAGTTTCTCGGTGACTGATATGAAAGACCAAAAGGACAAGCAGACCGGCGACCTGCTGGCCAGCCCTGACGCTGTACGCCAAGCGCGATATGCCGAGCGCATGAAGGCCAAAGGGATGCGTCAGCGCAAG
It contains:
- the urfF gene encoding plasmid repression protein F translates to MKDQKDKQTGDLLASPDAVRQARYAERMKAKGMRQRKFWLTDDEYEALRECLEELRAAQGGGSDPASA